The proteins below are encoded in one region of Acidithiobacillus ferrooxidans ATCC 23270:
- the nifA gene encoding nif-specific transcriptional activator NifA, with protein MKDRVTPNHFQELTTIYEVSKVLSSSMDLEHTLNDVLKTLESHLHISPSMIVLRMNEEIVGVIAATGLSVAEIERGRYRLGEGMIGKIMRAGMPIVIPDVSQEPAFLHRAFEPEISQRLHAFVGVPIKVGYECIGVLAIYRSERHKGVSFRSDVRLLQMIANLVGQTVNLHQGISAERNRLLQEKHRLQKELQKRYSIKNVIGNSRAMQAVFADVHQAAPGKATVLLRGESGTGKEVIARAIHYLSPRRDKAFVSLNCAALPESILESELFGHERGAFTGATQERKGRFELADGGTLFLDEIGDISPAFQAKLLRVLQEREFERVGGTQTRRVNVRIIAATNRNLEEAVSKGEFRADLYYRINVVSIFLPPLRERREDIPALIEHFLARYNAENQRKLTLTPEALQTMVSCYWPGNVRELENCVERTATMMRGDIIRNLDVPCQRNQCLSMALRPLEGSHPIVTMKLSSGMSVPPHAAPDVEGQVTDASGAGDGEGSLPLSERDRLIQAMDRCGWVQAKAARLLGTTTRKLGYALNKHGIEVKKL; from the coding sequence ATGAAAGATCGCGTAACACCCAACCATTTTCAGGAGCTGACGACCATCTATGAGGTGAGTAAGGTGCTCAGCTCTTCCATGGATCTTGAACACACTCTGAACGATGTTCTGAAGACGCTGGAGAGCCATCTGCATATCTCACCGTCCATGATCGTATTGCGCATGAACGAGGAAATAGTGGGGGTAATCGCGGCCACGGGGTTGTCCGTTGCGGAAATAGAACGGGGGCGTTATCGGTTGGGGGAGGGGATGATTGGCAAGATCATGCGTGCCGGCATGCCGATAGTGATTCCTGATGTCTCTCAGGAACCGGCTTTTCTGCACCGCGCCTTTGAACCGGAGATCAGTCAGCGCTTGCATGCTTTTGTAGGGGTGCCGATCAAGGTGGGATATGAGTGTATCGGTGTGCTCGCCATCTATCGCAGTGAGCGACACAAAGGCGTGAGTTTCCGTTCCGATGTCCGCTTGTTGCAGATGATCGCCAATCTGGTGGGACAGACCGTTAATCTGCATCAGGGTATCTCCGCGGAACGAAACCGCCTTTTGCAGGAAAAGCATCGTCTGCAGAAGGAGTTACAGAAACGATACAGCATCAAGAATGTCATCGGCAACAGCCGGGCCATGCAGGCGGTATTCGCCGATGTGCATCAGGCGGCACCGGGCAAGGCGACGGTGTTGCTGCGCGGTGAATCCGGCACCGGGAAGGAAGTCATCGCCCGCGCCATTCATTATCTCAGCCCCCGTCGCGACAAAGCCTTTGTTTCGCTCAATTGCGCGGCGCTCCCGGAAAGCATTCTCGAGTCAGAACTCTTCGGACATGAGCGCGGCGCGTTTACCGGCGCCACCCAGGAGCGCAAAGGGCGCTTTGAACTGGCAGATGGCGGCACGCTGTTTCTCGACGAGATCGGCGACATCTCTCCGGCTTTTCAGGCGAAGCTCTTACGGGTGCTGCAGGAGCGTGAATTCGAGCGGGTAGGCGGAACGCAGACCCGGCGGGTCAATGTGCGCATTATCGCAGCCACCAATCGCAACCTCGAAGAGGCGGTGAGCAAGGGCGAGTTCCGCGCCGATCTGTACTATCGGATCAATGTCGTCAGTATTTTTCTGCCCCCACTGCGGGAGCGTCGCGAGGATATCCCCGCCTTGATCGAACATTTCCTCGCCCGTTACAACGCCGAGAATCAGCGCAAACTGACCCTCACCCCGGAAGCCTTGCAAACCATGGTGTCCTGCTACTGGCCAGGTAACGTGCGGGAATTGGAAAACTGCGTCGAACGTACCGCCACCATGATGCGCGGCGATATCATCCGCAATCTGGACGTGCCCTGTCAGCGCAATCAGTGCCTGTCCATGGCCTTGCGGCCGCTGGAAGGGAGTCATCCCATCGTCACCATGAAGCTGTCGAGCGGCATGAGTGTTCCGCCTCATGCAGCGCCTGATGTGGAGGGGCAAGTGACGGATGCATCCGGGGCTGGTGATGGGGAAGGTTCCTTGCCTTTGTCGGAGCGGGATCGCCTGATCCAGGCCATGGACCGCTGTGGCTGGGTACAAGCCAAAGCCGCCCGTTTATTGGGGACGACCACCCGCAAACTCGGTTATGCCCTCAATAAGCATGGCATAGAAGTTAAAAAACTCTAA